In Camelus dromedarius isolate mCamDro1 chromosome 4, mCamDro1.pat, whole genome shotgun sequence, the DNA window TACccaagaggcagggaggggggtcTCACCCGCTGGTTGTAGACAGTGAAGTTGTCATAGAGGTGGACAATGCACTCGGCCTTGCGCAGGAAGCGACTGTAGGAGGCCTCCGTCCACCAGTGCAGCAGGTTGCCTGAGCGGTCATACTGGCCCCCTGTGGGCACGAGTAGGGTGGGCTGAGACTGGCCTTCACCCCAGAGCCTGGCTGGGCACCAAATCCCTCCCCATCCAACCACCAGCCAACTGGCACAGGGAAGCCACAGGGCCTCAGTCAGCCCTCACCACCCCGCTCCCCAGTGCAGATCCTCCACCACCCCTCAGGCCGCCCGCAGGCCTCACCCCAGTCATCGTAGCCATGGGTCAGCTCATGCCCGATGATGGTGCCGATGCCCCCGTAGTTCAGAGACCTGGGCCCGTGGCAGCAGCGTCAGGCCCCAGCTTCACCCGCCCTCTGAGAGCCCCAGGCTACGGCCACAAGGTAGCCCAGGGAGGCAGTGTCTGCACGGTCCCAGGACActtgtgcctcagcttcctcgtgGGATATGTATAAGGGGCCAATGACCTGTGCAGCTGTCTTTTAGGAAATAACATCTAACAGAGCTGGGCTGCGGGGAGGAGGCAGGGTTGGAGGGAAacaggagggaaactgaggcaccttATGTGGGATTTGGCCTTTTCCTCATCACTAGGATTGTTCCACTTTTGAAACACCCAAAGAAGCCTCAAACCAGGTAAGGAAGACTCAggacatttaaaagaatgaaaaaaaaaacctacacatTTTTCTATATAACCAAGGATGAAGTGGGACCATGGGGACCCAGGATTGCAGCTGTCATGACTCCTGTGTTCAGCCCAGACTTGGGGCGGATTGAGCAGTCCCCACCCACCCTGCACACAAGGCCACAGCCATGGCTCTGATTCACACCAGGTTTCATACTCACTGCGGAAAGTCAGGGTCGTACAGTGTGGGCTGCAGGATGCCAGCGGGGAAGACTACAGGGAAGGCATGGTTAGCGGGagtcctgccccacctccaggcccTACCCTCTGTCGGGACACACCCTCTTACCCATCTGGTTCTTGTTGGGTAGATAGTAAGCATTGAGTGCCTGAGGGGGCAGGAGCCAGCTGTGAAACAAGGCAGGGGTCAGCTGGGGGACTCCacactccctcccccaccacccctacTTCCTAGCCTGCTCCTCCTTAAAGGCTGCCTTGGTGTCCCAGCCTACAGGCTGATCCTCCATCCACAACCTGTGCAGACACGGTCCTCCCCACACTACATATCTGTGAGGCACTTTGCCTCACAAACCTCCTGGCGTTGGTAAAGAGCCCTCTCCCCATGGCACCCCCTGGCCCCCCAGCTCCAGGCCAGGCACACACGTGGACTTGTCCACCTCCTGCCGGATCTTCTTGACTGAAAGCTGGATGCTGAAGCGGATGCTGTTCAAGATGTTCTTGAAGTAGGTCTTCTCGTGGACCTCAAACTGCACAGGGGATGGGCAGCACTCAGTGGCAGGCCGGGGCAGGGCCAGACCAGCACCAAGCAGACTCCATGCCCTCCCAGGGTCTGGTGGCTGAGGGGCTGTGGCTCCTTCTCTGTGGTGGTGGCTGGTCTCCATGGGGGTCTTGGCCATGGGCCTGGAGAAGCTGGACAGGtcaggtggggcagggcagggtcagAGGGCAGGCCCACCTCATACTCCTTGTCCACGGCCTCGGGTTTGAGCAGGAAGTCTGGGTAgcccaccatcaccatcatgtACTGGAGCTGCAGGCAAGAAGGTATGAGTAGGCCAAGGCCTCAGAAGATAGCTCCCCAGCCCCTAAAAGAGAAAGCTCCATGGCCAGCCTAGGGGTGAGGCTcaaggagggaggagagcaggCCAGGTGATGCCAACTCCACAAGAGACATCTTTGTCTCTTTTGTTATTCCAGCACTTCGCACAAAGTAGGCATTCAATATGTGGAGCCAACAAATGGGAACCAACAAATGGGAACAAGGTGTCACTGCACCTTGGCCCGAGCAGCCGCCTTGGTCTCAGCATCCATCCAGTCCAGCTCCTCCAAGCGCTGGCCCAAGATATACTTGATATCTTCTACTAGCTGCTGTACCTGCAAGGTCAAGGGTCAGGGATCAAAGGTCAACCCAGGGGGCCTTAACCCTGAgctcccagcacctggcacaaggGGTACCCCCTAACATTCAGCACCACTTCCTAAGCCCAGGACTTGGTGCTCAGCACCAAGAGGAGACGTCACAGTCTGGAAGGGGGCAAACTGCTCCTGCAACCATCACGTACACTCCTACAGCCATGCCTACTGGGCATGGGAGAGAAGGGTGGGCAGGAGCTTGGTGGGGAGGGCCTCCAGTGGCTGACAGACCAAGTAGCCTGCCTGGAAGAAGAAGCCTGGTGAAGAGAGtcctggaggctcagagagggctgAGCCCTCAGCTGGGCTCAGTGCCCCGAGCTGCAGGGGGATGTGCAGGGCCCCCCCCCGACACCCCATGTTTGGACCAAGCCATGTTAAGAACTTCATGCCCTCAGTACCTGTACCCCACCCCCAAGGCCAGGGCAGCCTGACCTTGGCCTTGCTGGCAGCTGAGAAGTGCTCATGGACAAAGAGGGCGCCAAGCGCCATGCCAAAGTGACGGTTGGCCTGGCCCAGGCAGACACGTGCCAGCTCCTGTGGCTTGTCACTGCCCTCCATCTCACGTGCCAGCTCGTGCAGTGCCTCTCGGAATGGCGGTGACAGGTGCTCACTCAGGACCACAACCACGCGCCACACCAGATAGTTGTGCAGGATCCTGAGGGCCAGGTGAAGCAGCTGGGTGTCCTAACAGGCTCCTGTGCATGGGTGCCCCACCTCACACCCCCCAGGCTGGGGTTGGACAGAGCACCTACACAGACTGAACATCATTCCAGGCACTCCCAGCCCCAgtcagggaggagggctgggccacacatgACCGGACATACTTCAGGCTCTCAAGCAGATGGGGCAGGGGACAGCACTGTTTTCTGACTTGCCATGGGGTGGGAGAGTGGGTGCTTGGGGTGACTGCTTGACTCAGAGCTGGCCTTGAGAGGCTTCTGCTCCTTCCTCAAAGTGGCCCTAGGGGAACAGAGCTGTGGCCACAATTTCCTTTCTGATATTAAACTCACTCAAGCTTCACCAaccccagatgaggaaactgcagccaGGGTCCCACAGAGTGGGCAGGACAGCCAGGTCTGAACCTAGGGATCTGGACTCCTATTCCATTGCTCCTCGATTGCCTCACCAGTGTGGCTACTGGACAGAGGTGGAAATGGGAACTCAAAGCTCACCAAGCAGATAGGtctggggtgcagggaggggcctgggggcaggtgAGTAGCAGGTGGGTGATTGACAGCTGTACCTGTGGGGCGTGGAGCGGATGAGCTGGGACACCTGCTGCATATAGTCCGTAGCCAGCAGTACCACCTCCTCATTCTCTGAGAAGTCCTCCTGGAAGATCTGGTCCAGCAGCCACTTCCACTGCAGCTGTGGGGCCATGGATGGGGACAGTGGGCCTGGGTGTGGCAGGGACCACAGAAGATAAGGAGTGGGCCGTGGAGAGGCAACAAGAGGACACCAGAGTCCACGGCCATGGTAGACCTTGCTTGTCCCTGGGAAGGGGATGACCCAGGAGTTCCAAGATCAGCACCTCCCCTACCAGGGCTGGGCCACACTCACGTGGGGGGTGATCTTCTGCAGCTGCCCCAGTGTCACCTTATTGTACGTGGAGCTAACATCTCGCCGGAGGTCATCATACTCTGACACTGTGATCTGGGAATGGAGGTCAAAGTTGATCCAGCCCTGCCCAAGGCTTCCCGCCCCCAGTCCACAGCAGTCTCCCTGCTCACATTGGCCAGCCGCTGCTCCAGCTGCAGGATCTCCTGGGCCTTCTGCTCCACAGCCTCGGCACCCAATAGGCTGAGCAGGCGCTCCATGAACACCCGGTAGGCTGCCAGGATCTGCACCAGGAGTGGGCATACCAAGGGTGGGGACCAGTTTCAGGCCCTGGTCTATGCCTCCTGGAGCCCCAGGCCTTCCCTCAACCCCATCCCATGCTCCCACACCTTCTCGCTCTCCTCATCCTGAGCTAAGTACAAGGTCCTCTCTGGCAGAGTGAGCCCATCCTGGTCAATCTGGAGAGAAAGATGGGGGTCAGGGGTCAGCACTCCCAGTTTCTGCAAACAGACTGAATTCCCATCCAATGCCCACACAGAGGACATGCCAGATATCCACTGTCACGAGCCCCAGGAGCACAAAAACAATAGCCCCTCCCTCAATCCAAAGAAACTGGTCTAAGTGCAACCCCTGACCAGTCTAGTTTGGAGACTGAGTTGGGGGGCACTCCGCAATCTTTCCTCTTGTAATCCTTCACTTTCCCCACCTGTGAGGAGCAGAGCCATACTGACAGTTGGCACCTCCCACACGCCCCCCAGGCATTCCagcccgccccagccctgcaggccTGTCACCACAGCTCATCAGTACACCCCTCCCTCCATGCTCTCACAGCCTGCCAGAGGGCTGGGAAATTGCGGCTCCCGTGGCTCCGCTAAACATCGCAATTACTGGAGGGAAATTACTTGTGCCCTCCTCCCGCGCTCTGCCGGTGCGCGTTTCCctccactcctctcccctccccttctgcaCTGGTCTCCTGGGCACACAGGACGCGCATGGCATGCGTGCAAGGCCTAGGCGCCCCTGGTACCTGCCCGCTGGCGGGGTGCctgggggcggggttgggggggcgCACTCACGCGAATGACGTAGCGCGAGGAGTTCCTGTCGTCCAGGCTGACAGTGAGCGAGAAGAGCGCGGCGGCGCTGTACACGCCCTGAGCCTTGTACAGCAGCCGGTTGAGGTCCCAGCGCGCCGCCGCCCCTGGGCGTTCTGCTATGCCACCTAGGTCCCAGCCCCCGCAGTCTTCGATGACCTCCAGCATGGGCCGCGGACCCAGCCGCTCGATCTCTCGCATGTCGAGGCAGGAGCGGAAGAAGGCGCGCACCTTGCGCTGGGCCATGCCACCAGGCCCACCCCCTGGCCGCGCCAGGAGGCGCCGCAGGCGCTCCTCGTTCTGCTCGCCGATGGCTGCAATGGTGCCGTAGGTGAGCTTGTCGTCCGGGATGGCGTGGCGCCGCAGCCAGCCGCCGCATGCGAAAGAGTAGAAGTCCTGGCACGGGTCTATGCTGGCGTCCAGGTTGGCAGCCAAGAAGCGGGCGGCGCGCGCGAAGGCCTTGCGCTCCGGACAGCCCTCGGAGCAGGCGGCGCCTCCCCCTGCTCCCGGGCCCAGGTACTTGAGCGCCAGCATGGCAGCCAGAATGGCACAGAGGCCCGCGGCGAACACCAGCCCCGACAGCAGGCACACTTCGCGTCGGTTCCACCGGGGCAGCCCGGCCCGGGCCCCCGTGGAGCTGCGCCCAGCACCCAGCGGGAAGCCGGGGGGCAGCGAGGTCCCACGCGCCCCTCCCGCACCGCATCGGCTCACGTACTTGACCTCCTGGAACTCGTCGTAGTGCGCTGTCATCGAATACGGGGCCTCCATGGCGCCGCTGGCACCCTTACACAACCTTTGGCGATCTCCACTACAGAATGCTCCTGGCCTCCCGGCTCCTAGCCGGCCTCTGCATGGCCCCCAGGCCGCAGCTGCAGGAAAGGAAgacacaggctcagagagattcTGGGGCCCAAGGGGGCCCACGAGCACGATGAGGAAGGGCACAGGCTTAGGTCCAAAGGCTGGAGGCCACCCCGAGTCCCTAATAGCGAGATGGCCTGGAGCCTGGCCCCCTTTCACCACTCAGAGAATAAGAGAAAGGGAAGCCTCAGACTGGCCGCCGCCTTCTGCACGCACAGTGGCGTCCCCTCTCCCCGCACACATATGTTCACCGCAGGTTTGGGAGGCCCCTGAAATAAAAAAGGGTGGGGAGCACCGGTCAAGgggcctggcacgtagtaggccTTCAATGAAAGGCTGTTTCCCTTCTCTTTGCATTTCTTGTCCACGACCTGCTTCAGCCAAGGCCAGGGGAAAGGGAAAAGCGGAGGCTGGGGAAAAGAGGTGTGGTCAGCAGGGCGTCTATGCCAACCTTGAATCCGCCTTCAGCTTTCCGCACTGGCACTAGACGCCAGAGAAAGCAGCTAAAGAATCCAACTTTGTTCTCGCGGGTATCCGCAgagccacccccagccccttctTCTCTATTCAATGGCCAGAACGCCAGCAGCCCCTTTCCCATGCGGCCCGGCCCGGCGCGCCGTCCAGCCCAAGATCAGGAAGAAACCCAGACGGCCTTAAAGAATCCGGAACCGGTTCCGTCCCCCATTCTGACCCCCGGCCACTCCCGGCTTCAACAGGTTCTCTCTAGAACCTAAACTTGGACGAAGTTTCATCTTCGATGCGGAGCGAGCTGGCTCTGAGCGTGGAGCCTCTCGTGCTGCGCCGCGCAATCCGCGGAGCGGGAGAGCCCAGCCCGGAGTCGCAGCCGCAGCCCAAGCCGGAGCTGCGAAGACGCAGACAAAGCCTGGAGGCtccgcgcggcggcggcggcggcggcggcggcggcggaggtgGCTAATGGTAGCCGTAGCGGCAGCGGGCTCGGGTGCCACTTACCCGGCAGGAGCCCGCCCGGGCCGAGCGGAAACAGAGCTGATCGAGCGGGAGCCGGGGCCGAAGCCGGGGCGGAGCGGGGCAGGCAGCCGCTCTCTCCGTGCGCCCGTATCCTTCTCTGCCGCCTCCCGGAGCTGCGCAGCCCGCCGGCCCCGAGGGAGGGGGCGCGCCGGCGGCTCCACCCTCCTCTgcccgccccccgcgccccctccttcttcctgcctccatcCAGGCTACCTGTCAGCTCAGTGGCAGCTCGGGGGCGGGGATGGCGAAGGCGGCTGCGGGAACACGCTCCCGAGGGTCTGACACAGGCTTTGGGCTCGAGGATTCCAGGTTCACCCGTGTCCTGAGAGAAGTGAGGGCGCGCCAGGTACTCCCGGAAAGGGGTCCCCTCTGATCCAACGCCCCTACTCAGGGATGCCTACCAGCCCTCAGGAAAGGGGCTCAAGCTGAAGATGAGGAGGCTAGTGGGCCATTACAGCCACAGGACTGGAGCATCGCCCAGGCAGGAGTCCCGAAAGGCTGTGGGTGCACTTGAATAGTGCCTGTAACTCCTGGCACACCGCCTGCAGCAGAGCAGGCGTCCATAAGGGGGTTTCCTGGTCCTCCCTTTTAGCTCCTGCCCATGTCCAGCCCTCCGCGGGCGCCAGGGGTTTTGGTTCACCCTGCCCCTGATGGAGGAAGAGCCTGAGAGGCTGCTGCAAGAAAGGGCCACAGGGCTGAGACTGAGCGCCTCCCCCAAAACTTGGCTGGCCTGGGTCCCCACTGCTCTGGAAGCCCCTGGGGAAGGAAACGActggagagaaatgaaagagcCCACCCTgcaggagccagggagggagggagtccaCCTGCTCTGCACAGCAGCTCCAGCTCTCTAACTGGGTCTTGGGCCTCAGGACCTTGGTATTTGGGCTGGTGGGAGGACAGGTCAGGTAGGGGGGCTAGGAATTATTCATCCAATCCTTTATCCTGGTTCAACCTCCTTTTTTAATGTGGGACCTCCCTCCCTGGACACAGGGCCTACTTCCCCCTGGCTGACTCACCACTGCACTCAGTTTCTGGTCCATGTGGGGCACAGGTAACTCAGGGCTTCTTGGATGAATGATACTGTTTCTGGAGTCTCTGCCAtctccaccctgccctccctttccttctgcttCCAGTGTCCCTAGCAGGGGACCCCACAAAGCAGCGGCACTCCCAGGCGTGGTGGTTTCAGCTTGCAGGACTGGCCTAAACAACTAAACAACATTAGAGACAGCCCAGGACTGCTATAGAGCCCCATctgattaaaaccacaatgaggcaGTGACTAAACAACTCGATACTCTGTCCCCTCCCTGAGGTTGCTCATTAGTCCAGAGATTGGCCCCTGGCCTTGAGTGAAGTGGCCACCTCTGTCCCAGTTCTGTCTGTCCCTTGTGTGTCCATCTGTTCACCTCTAAGCCACCTTCTGGATATTCTTTGCCTCCACCTCTGACCATCTCACGGTCCTCCTTTGACCCAAGTGTTCTTCTTGGGTCTAATTAATTCTACCCATGGGAGGTGGGATTATGTAAAATGTGGTGATTCCAtaaaggaggggagggcagggcagtggcAAAGTGGCTCTTTGtgcttttaatctgcatttttccCTCAACGTTTTGTCTCCAGGAGGATAATTTTCCAGTCTTTTCAGGCCCTGATTGGTATCATTTCTCCAGCAATGACAGCTTTTATTTTCCCTGAAATGAATGTCATGAAATTtccaagaaatataaaaatggatattGTCTCAGGGAGCTGACTCTCTTCTAACAGAAAGGCACAAAGGCAAACCTGCTTCCCCAGGGATGCTGCTGCTCCAGCCACTGGAGGGTGGGGAGCCAGGCCCTCAGCTcgccctccccgcctccctcccagGTCAGCTGTAGGACCCCCTCCTGGCCATCCCTCTCCCAGAGTCTCAGCTGCCGTTGATCTGTTCCTGTGCCTCCCCATTCCTGGCCAGGCCATCCTGTCTGCCTGCCTCGCTCCATCTGGCCTCTCTGTACAGCACCTCATCCTCCACACCCAGCCCCAGAGGCTCCCCCAGGGCTGAGCACAGCAACCAGGGCTCACAGGAGGTGACTGAGGACTGGGCCCATGACCACTCAGTCCCAGTCCCCCCAGCACCGCCCACCAATAAGGGTGACCATGCCCCGCCTCCTGTGCCCTTCTGTCCCTTCTCAGAAAGGGAAGCTGAGTTGAGGCCTCATCTGGCCTCCAGCTGCCTCAGTCTTTTTGAGAGTCCTGGGGTGCCCCTCCCATTGTCAAAATAACTCCCTGAGGAGCAAGAGAATGAGaggacccagcccagccctgaggaGGTAACTGGATTCCCATTTTGGGGTGGAGGGGAACAGGGGAGCACTGACAAGAGCTGATTGGTgagagaagggggctgggggcagaggtgaggggacCCTCTACGTCTTCCCTTCCCAGATCCCATCCCACCCCATGCTGGGTGGGCATCATGGGTCTGGATTCTAGGAAAGGGGCACAGAGCAGCCTCTTCTATGTCCCACTCTATGGGGACAGCAGTCTCCACACTAATGACTCACGTCTATTAAGCTTCCACCAGATGAGTTGCTAAATGCTTGACTTCAAAGGAGGGCTGCCATCCTggaggcagcctggccctgcctggagcCCATCCTGATGAGACTCATTTCTGCACCTATGGGGAAGGACTGGGCCCCATCTGCCTGCTGCTCGAGCCTGAACCCCCTAGCTCTGCCTCTGATCTGGAGATGACCCCGGCCTCCACCCTGCCTGactggctcccccacccccaccaacagTGCTGTGGAATCTTCCCTGCCCAGGAAAACATCCCCCACAACCAGCTTCCTGGCCTCCGGCTGGCCTCCCAGGACTCATCCCATCTATTATTCACAGcacaaaatggatttttaatttgagaaatgaAACGACTCTCCCAAGTggctggggtggcagggagggggcggggagaggctggagccttgggggggggggggcaacacGGTGCTGACTCAGATTCCTGTTGGAAAGCTGTGTGTCCACAGCAGCTCTGGGGGATCCCTAGGGCCTACGTACCCCTACACCCAGCCTATTCCTCCAGTCTGTTGCTATCACCAGATGGGGTGAAAGGTGACCATCACTCCTGCTGAGCTCCGAGTGGGGTCTGCTCCTGGCCAGGCAGGGCGCTAGGGACTCTGCACTCTGCTTGCTGCCAGATCCCTGGGCTTGGAGGGCAGCCCTTGGGCTCCCTGGCCTGGTCCAACTCCTCCCCAAACTTCCTGGCCATCACTGGGCTGAGCTCAAGATTCTCCCCAGAGCAGACCACCAGCTGATCTCCTCTGCTAGGTCCCAACACCTTGCTATGCCCACTCCAACCTGGACAGCTACCCCAGGCCCCACACTGGCCTCCAGCTCCCAgagcccctcctcacccccaggaTAGAACTTACACCTAAGTGGCCCAAGGCCGTGATCTCTTCCTgacctctgctctgctctgtctgTCTCCTGATCCCCTACCTCTCTTCCCTGGTCactttgttatattttcatttcccagAACATAGCAGGCTCTCCCTCACCTCAGGGCCTTAGCACTTCTCCCAGAACCTCTTCCATTGGCCAAGTGCCACTCATCCTTCTTGAGGTGCCAGCTTTCCTCTCTGGTCCTGTGCTAGTTCCGTGGACCTGGGCTCGCTCTTCCTGGGCCCCAGCTATGCTTCCTGCTTAGTAGTTGTATAGTTTACTCAACTGTGTAgcccagagcagggcagagacAGTGCATCTGATAGACATGGAACGTTCTCACACAGCTGTGTTCGGCCTATGAAACGGCCATTTTGAAGTATTCCCCAGGAAGGCGATTTCCATTCCCACTGTGCAGAGACTCTTCTTTGGGGTCATCTACCAACCTCTAGATCAGGTTTtaaattcattatatatatatatatatatatatatatatatatatatatatatatatatatatatatatatgtgtgtgtgtgtgtgtgtgtgtgtgtgtgtgtgtgtgtgtatgtatacattcTTGTTTTAAAAGACTTAACCTAAGCCTGTTGGGGGCCTGAAAGCCTTCCCTCACACACATCCCCTTCCCAGTCTTTCCCAAGGTAAGGTAAGCTCTTGACTACCTCAGTATGAGCATCTAGGCACCTGCCAAcgttgctttctttttctttttctttttctttttctttttctttttaataactgaGACACCAGGAGATATGTGATTTGGTGCCCTGTACCCACAGGCCTCCACCAGCCTCTCCCACACAGAAGTCCCCATTGTCTCCATCCCCAACCCAGGGACACAGGTGGTCTTGCCCATACCTGTCTGGTCTCCAAAGCCCAGGCCTTGTCTGGTGTCCTGCCTCTCACTCTCCCTCTCAGCCCACCCCGCCCGCCCTCCCTGCTCCAGCTCCACTCCATCCCCTGGAGGCTCTGCCCAGGTGGTGGCACAGCCCCTCAATTCTGACCCCAGGTTCCATCTGTACCTGCGGCTCCAGAGGCTCTCCACATTCCAAATCCAGCTCATCTttcatttctcctcctcttcctcactccctACTTCAGGCCCAAGTCCCAGCATCCCACTCTGGAAaggcttctctctcccctcctccttcccagcccatCCTGTGCCAGTTCTGGCCCTTAGTTCTCCATTCCTGACTGGAGGAAGGGGGTGTCTTCCCTTTGCCCACCCAGACACTGCTGCTGCCCCCTGCCCGTTCCCGCCCCACACCCTCCGGGACCCTCAGCATGGTTTCTGAGGCTTCCTTGGTCTGGCTCCAGCCCCCTTTCTAGCCTCCTCATTCAAGGTTCCCTAATTCCCACCTCCTGAAGGGGATTGTACCCCCACCTCGGTGCCTTTGTTATACGTCCCCTCTGCCAGAGTGCCTTTACCCCAGCCCTCCTGTCCCCCTTTAGGTCTGTCTCAAGCTTCCAGGATCCCTGGGAGTCCCCACAGCCCCGCGGGTCCTCACCTGAGGGAGGCAGCTGAGACACATGCCCTGTGTGCCCAGCCTGGAGCCTGGTCCCTGGCCTGGGCTGACCGGAGCAGACCTCAGCTGGGACCTGGATGCCCTCTAACCAACAGCTATGGTGGGCCCTactcccccccccgccccccgtaACAGATGTAGAGCATCTCCTATGCGCATGCTCTGTCCAAGCTCTCTGCGGGCTTCACCACACTGAGTCTCACAGTGAACCTGCCAGGGGCCCCTGTCACTGGCCCCAATTTACacagaggaaactaaggcccagagaaggaaagaaagtagcCCAGGCTCACCCAGCTCAAAAGCACTGAAGCTGAAATTTGAACCCATGTCTACAGCATTCACGCAGACTCCGAGCTGGGAGCCAAAAGGACAGCTCTGTAGGGAGCGGGCAGGGCACTCAGAACCCACGTGAAGGCAACatggggccaggggccaggctgtGAGCTCCATCCAGAACTGCGTTGGGGGTAAGGAATCTGGGGAGCCAGGCGGGTGCCAAGGCTGGCTTTGCCCAGAGACTTCAGGAGGGATCTCAGGGCCTGACGCTTAGCCTCGGCCTCCCTTCCAGATACCCCACCTCCAAGGGCCCTTCCTGGACCTCCCTGATTGAAGCGCCCAGTCATTTTTTGTCTGTTGTCCTGGGTGCATGTATAGTATTTGACATTATCTTGTGACCTGGCATTTTCGTGGTCTCTCTTCCTCAGCTCTGTTGAGACCCCAGTTTTTCCAACCtcatccctcctgccctgcctgagTGGGAAGGCCTTGGCCACAGGCCATTGGGGGTGTTGGCCAGGTTGACAGAGCCAAAGCAGGGTGGTGACCATGgggtcagggaggagagggaggagagactcTGAGGTCTGAGGCCTCCAGCTCTGACAGGCCCCTTAGGCTTTTATTTGAATGAACAGGA includes these proteins:
- the ECEL1 gene encoding endothelin-converting enzyme-like 1, whose translation is MEAPYSMTAHYDEFQEVKYVSRCGAGGARGTSLPPGFPLGAGRSSTGARAGLPRWNRREVCLLSGLVFAAGLCAILAAMLALKYLGPGAGGGAACSEGCPERKAFARAARFLAANLDASIDPCQDFYSFACGGWLRRHAIPDDKLTYGTIAAIGEQNEERLRRLLARPGGGPGGMAQRKVRAFFRSCLDMREIERLGPRPMLEVIEDCGGWDLGGIAERPGAAARWDLNRLLYKAQGVYSAAALFSLTVSLDDRNSSRYVIRIDQDGLTLPERTLYLAQDEESEKILAAYRVFMERLLSLLGAEAVEQKAQEILQLEQRLANITVSEYDDLRRDVSSTYNKVTLGQLQKITPHLQWKWLLDQIFQEDFSENEEVVLLATDYMQQVSQLIRSTPHRILHNYLVWRVVVVLSEHLSPPFREALHELAREMEGSDKPQELARVCLGQANRHFGMALGALFVHEHFSAASKAKVQQLVEDIKYILGQRLEELDWMDAETKAAARAKLQYMMVMVGYPDFLLKPEAVDKEYEFEVHEKTYFKNILNSIRFSIQLSVKKIRQEVDKSTWLLPPQALNAYYLPNKNQMVFPAGILQPTLYDPDFPQSLNYGGIGTIIGHELTHGYDDWGGQYDRSGNLLHWWTEASYSRFLRKAECIVHLYDNFTVYNQRVNGKHTLGENIADMGGLKLAYYAYQKWVREHGPEHPLHRLKYTHNQLFFIAFAQNWCIKRRSQSIYLQVLTDKHAPEHYRVLGSVSQFEEFGRAFHCPKDSPMNPAHKCSVW